The Camelina sativa cultivar DH55 chromosome 14, Cs, whole genome shotgun sequence genome includes a window with the following:
- the LOC109128655 gene encoding putative F-box/kelch-repeat protein At1g20790 — MRRLPLHLLDEILFKLDPKSLVKMQCTNKSINSHVSEDLNFKRKYYSRTGSSLLHISKYASNLLCFHPFGNSRSFNNTGRLENLFNILGSCSGLLLLSIGGRLCVANPLTNKLRFLEYPISGKTTCIGFAVDHIDPTTQKFKIVCIVEVLKPSNPDEKMYQFDINTGDSWSLSKTTFTCHSSNLKNGKNSKPVYLNGDLHWLRKYGSIVAFNPETEEARLIPIKFYRKPGKVLLCAGDNRLTLISATEEVVSVVAVENDGKCILVRRIKNEPVHLNMPLSYWNVQAYDGKCVVLRTMKNHPIERVVHSYDLRANKWEVVGTIPWWCDSNRNFFLFKPSLSSSVIGLLDQEEERNLLKLKATSSRTYRQPDIESERRISSVMAIMGLVSRNLCFL; from the coding sequence ATGAGGAGATTACCTTTGCATCTCCTAGACGAGATTCTCTTCAAATTAGATCCCAAATCCTTGGTGAAGATGCAATGCACAAACAAATCCATCAACTCGCATGTATCAGAGGacctaaattttaaaagaaaatactatTCCCGTACAGGATCCAGTTTGCTTCACATCTCCAAATATGCCTCCAATTTACTTTGTTTTCACCCTTTTGGAAATTCTAGGTCATTCAATAACACTGGGCGCTTAGAGAATTTGTTTAATATTCTCGGTTCTTGTTCCGGCCTTCTCCTACTCTCCATTGGTGGTCGTCTCTGCGTGGCTAATCCCCTCACAAACAAGTTACGATTCCTGGAATACCCTATCTCGGGTAAAACAACTTGCATTGGGTTTGCTGTTGATCATATCGATCCAACCACTCAGAAATTCAAAATCGTCTGCATAGTCGAGGTGCTTAAGCCTTCAAATCCAGACGAAAAGATGTATCAGTTCGACATTAACACCGGAGATTCATGGAGTTTATCGAAAACAACCTTTACTTGCCACTCAAGCAATCTCAAGAATGGTAAGAATTCGAAACCTGTTTACTTGAACGGAGATCTTCACTGGCTGAGAAAATACGGCAGCATCGTAGCTTTCAATCCGGAAACAGAGGAAGCTCGACTGATTCCGATCAAATTTTACCGGAAACCGGGGAAGGTCTTGCTCTGTGCCGGCGATAACCGCCTGACACTGATATCGGCTACGGAGGAAGTGGTTTCCGTAGTTGCCGTCGAGAACGATGGTAAATGTATCCTCGTGAGGCGGATCAAGAACGAGCCGGTGCACCTAAATATGCCGTTGTCGTACTGGAACGTGCAGGCGTACGACGGCAAATGTGTGGTACTGAGGACGATGAAGAACCATCCCATTGAGCGAGTGGTTCATAGCTACGACTTGAGAGCGAACAAGTGGGAAGTCGTGGGCACGATTCCATGGTGGTGCGATAGTAATCGAAACTTTTTTCTGTTTAAGCCGTCGTTGTCTTCTTCTGTGATAGGACTACTGGATCAGGAAGAGGAGAGGAATCTGCTCAAGCTCAAGGCCACGAGTTCCAGGACCTATCGTCAACCCGATATCGAATCTGAACGGCGCATCTCCTCTGTAATGGCTATTATGGGTCTGGTTAGTCGTAATTTGTGTTTTCTCTAA
- the LOC104743422 gene encoding putative F-box protein At1g57580, with product MDRLPWHIVDDTLFRLDLKTLAKMQCTDKSFRSHLSEDSYFKSEYNSRLGSSLFHIPVEGARLVHYLPFVGSTSPRAQETLKLRTQILGSCSGLLLLFGQGLCVANPYTRKFRFLDHSKSNLFPRITESGEAIDWEQTKYIGFAVDQIDRRTQRFKIVCVKGGSLHWLRNDGSILAFNLETEKALLIPIRFPQELRVKTLFAAADNKLTLIWPREEVIYVYSLENILTDPKWVLVRQIRNVMAEAKRLIFWDVVAYNGKVLLLREKNHDFPDGVFHRYDLRANEWGVMGYIPMWCGTNMDFYLYTPSVYSSVIGLDEKLKPCDGYDRISSLSSIMGLVVGISSEKVETQLRKRSVQEEETKVMLNKQRKY from the exons ATGGATCGATTACCATGGCATATCGTCGACGACACTCTCTTCAGACTGGATCTCAAAACTCTTGCGAAGATGCAATGCACAGATAAATCTTTTCGCTCACATCTATCCGAAGACTCGTATTTTAAATCTGAATACAATTCTCGGTTAGGATCCAGTTTGTTTCACATCCCTGTCGAGGGCGCTAGATTGGTCCACTACCTCCCATTTGTCGGTTCTACGTCACCAAGAGCCCAAGAAACCCTAAAGTTGAGAACCCAGATTCTAGGCTCTTGCTCTGGCCTTCTCTTACTCTTCGGCCAAGGTCTCTGCGTCGCAAATCCTTACACTAGGAAGTTTCGGTTCCTGGATCACTCTAAGTCAAATCTTTTCCCTAGGATAACTGAGAGTGGTGAAGCTATTGATTGGGAACAAACGAAGTACATAGGTTTCGCTGTTGATCAGATTGATCGGAGAACTCAGAGATTCAAAATTGTCTGCGTAAAAGGT GGATCTCTTCACTGGTTGAGAAACGACGGCAGCATCTTGGCGTTCAACCTCGAAACAGAGAAGGCACTGCTGATTCCAATAAGATTTCCCCAAGAACTGAGAGTGAAAACATTGTTTGCCGCCGCCGATAATAAACTGACACTGATATGGCCGAGGGAGGAAGTAATTTACGTTTACTCCCTCGAGAATATTCTCACCGATCCCAAGTGGGTTCTAGTGAGGCAGATAAGGAACGTAATGGCGGAGGCAAAGAGACTCATTTTCTGGGACGTTGTGGCTTACAACGGAAAGGTTTTATTGTTGAGGGAGAAGAATCATGACTTCCCTGACGGAGTGTTTCATCGGTACGACTTGAGAGCTAATGAGTGGGGAGTAATGGGTTATATTCCAATGTGGTGCGGTACAAACATGGACTTTTATCTGTATACACCGTCGGTCTATTCATCTGTGATTGGATTGGATGAGAAGCTGAAGCCTTGTGATGGTTACGACCGCATCTCCTCTCTAAGCTCGATTATGGGATTGGTGGTTGGAATCTCATCGGAGAAAGTGGAAACGCAACTTAGAAAAAGATCGGTTCAAGAGGAAGAAACTAAAGTAATGTTAAACAAGCAACGAAAGTACTAA
- the LOC104740772 gene encoding putative F-box protein At1g20795, with the protein ILDQILFRLDPKSLAMMQCTGRYINSHISDDIYFKSEYMSRVGTGLLHISSFGSTLLFCYPFGDSTLFRNQDPLDVKTRVLSFCSGLLLLLMDGLCVVNPLTKRYRFLDHSKSKFLYRADRKEDVPFILGWENLNRIGFAVDQIDRTTQRFKVVIIKEGTEDASNPDETVYQFEISTGASCWRLSKTTITCSTSELMADKKALYLDGSLHWLRNDGSILAFNPETEQARLVPIKLPQKLITANLFAVAGNVLALVSATDEVIYIYHLGNILIDPKWVLVQQIQNRAVDKRSTRFWYLGSYDGKSLVVRENEVIHVYDLSADEWGFVGWVPQWCDGYQNFHHFTLSLSFARELNEKVDVDWVTPVRGNNGNRISSLRKIMRLIDDSNPYALAWLKKNEKRLEEEKKPKMMVGEPSFSNAERISKRKRSSRKTRFGW; encoded by the coding sequence ATCCTCGACCAGATTCTCTTCAGATTGGATCCGAAATCTCTGGCAATGATGCAATGCACGGGTCGATATATCAACTCTCACATATCCGATGATATCTATTTCAAATCCGAATACATGTCTCGTGTCGGAACCGGTTTGCTTCACATCTCCAGCTTTGGCTCAACCCTCCTCTTTTGCTACCCTTTTGGCGATTCTACGTTATTCAGAAACCAAGATCCCTTAGATGTCAAGACTCGGGTTCTCTCCTTTTGTTCTGGCCTCCTCCTGCTCTTAATGGATGGTCTCTGTGTCGTGAACCCGCTCACAAAGAGGTACCGATTCCTTGATCACTCTAAATCGAAGTTTCTTTATCGTGCTGACAGAAAAGAAGATGTACCCTTCATTCTCGGATGGGAGAATCTGAACCGCATCGGTTTTGCGGTTGATCAAATTGACCGAACAACTCAGAGATTCAAAGTTGTCATCATAAAAGAAGGTACTGAAGACGCTTCGAATCCTGACGAAACGGTGTATCAGTTCGAGATCAGCACAGGGGCTTCTTGTTGGAGACTGTCAAAGACAACTATTACTTGCAGCACAAGCGAGCTAATGGCGGATAAGAAAGCGCTTTACTTGGACGGGTCTCTTCACTGGCTAAGAAATGACGGAAGCATTTTAGCTTTCAAtccagaaacagagcaagcaCGGCTGGTTCCTATCAAGCTTCCCCAAAAACTTATCACGGCGAACCTGTTCGCAGTCGCAGGGAACGTACTAGCATTGGTATCAGCGACGGATGAAGTGATTTACATTTATCACCTCGGGAATATTCTCATCGATCCCAAGTGGGTCTTGGTGCAGCAGATCCAAAACCGAGCGGTGGACAAAAGGTCGACGAGGTTCTGGTACCTTGGGTCGTACGACGGCAAGAGTTTAGTGGTGAGGGAGAACGAAGTTATTCATGTGTACGACTTGAGTGCCGACGAGTGGGGATTCGTAGGTTGGGTTCCACAGTGGTGCGATGGTTATCAAAACTTTCACCATTTTACACTGTCTTTATCCTTTGCGAGAGAACTGAATGAGAAGGTGGACGTCGATTGGGTGACACCGGTTCGTGGTAATAATGGTAATCGCATCTCCTCTCTAAGGAAAATTATGAGACTGATTGATGATAGCAATCCTTATGCTCTGGCATggttaaagaaaaatgaaaagcgacttgaagaagaaaagaaaccgAAGATGATGGTGGGTGAGCCTTCTTTCTCAAACGCGGAGAGAatcagcaaaagaaaaagatccaGTAGAAAAACTAGATTTGGATGGTAA